In Ovis canadensis isolate MfBH-ARS-UI-01 breed Bighorn chromosome 19, ARS-UI_OviCan_v2, whole genome shotgun sequence, the genomic window GCAGCTATGGGGCTGCCCTAAACACGGCCAAGGGGTTATTCTAGGTCTTGGAAGCTCCTGCAGCCTCAGAGGCTCCAGTTCTAATGGGGCCtcctccccttctgctcctggcaTCTGGGCCTCCACCCACCTGCTGGGGGTGAGGGCTCCTGCCCAGGGGAGTTGGGAAGTGACTGCAGGCCTGGACTGGCTTCTCCCCACAGGGTCTCCCTACATCCTTCAGACCTCTCTGACTCTCAGAgcttgtctctttctctcttcccagctgtttccccacccaccccgccaAAAAGTGGGTTAAAAATAGCCTGCTACCACATCAGCAGTCTGGGCAACCATTTGGAGCGGGACAGGTCCTCATGGGGCCTGTAGACGAGCCTCGTGGAGGTCCCCACTGACTGGAGAGTCTGCCTCATACTGGGATCCACAGCTTGGTCTGGGAGCAGGAGCCTGGGTCCTCTGCCTGTCTAAAGGTCCTGAGCTTCATAGATGTAGCTGCCTATGGGTGGGGCCAGGAAGACGGGCCTTCTAAGGCTGGGAGAACTCCGGAAGACACACTGCCAAGGAGCACTGAATCTCTGGGTCTCCTTGCTCAGGGATGCAGGGTggttggggtccagccccagacAGCCCTGGGTAATGGGGGGAATCCCTCGGAGTCAACTTTACAGAGTCCCTCCCATTGGGGTATAGGACACCTGGGATGTATCATCCCCTGCCTACCGCCCCCTATGGGTGGGAATTTCCCAATCACTAAAGACAAGGATGAATTGAGAGGCCGCCCCCGGCAGTGCTGGGACAATGGAGCCTTATGCTCTCAAAATGTGAGCAGGGGTAGGAGGGCCAAGGGCAGGTGGGGGCCTAGCTGCCTGCACCCAGGGAAGCACTGCTTGCCAGGACCCCACCCAGACCCACTGCCAAGCCGGGTACAAGGGAATCCTGGCTAGAATCCTGCATGGCCCACTCAGGGAGGGAGACACTGCGTTCATCAGGCAGACAATGCCAGCTCCTGAATGGTTCCTCTGTGCAGGGTTCCCCCTCAGGACGTAAGGAAGGAACTATCTCTGGCTCCTGCTTCCTGCTGGGTGGATATCAGGGCATCGGAACTCGCACTGCGCCCCACCCGCACATCTGGGGTTCAGCGAGGTCCAGGGCTGACTGCTGAAGGCAAGGGATGCAGGCTTGGGCGTGGGATTCTGTTCTCCTAGTCAGTTGGTGCTCCCTAGCCCTCAGAGACAGGGGTAGCAGGAAAGGCCCGAGGGACCGGGGGCGCCGCTGAACTCCTTCCGAGGGGGGCGGCCACAGCCTCTCAACGCCTGCCAGGACTCGGGGGCCCAGAGGCCGAGAGGGGACTGCCAGGTGTGCGGAGGCGGGGTCCCAGGTCCCCGGCCCTATCCTCCCACCCGCCCCGCCCTTCCCGCCTCGGAGGCGCCGACCCCGGCCCGGGCCGCTTTGTCCCGCCGCCGCCCTACAAAGCGGCCTTTGTGGCCCGCGGCCTCCGCAGGACCCGATGACGTCAGCCTCCGTGACCAGCCCGGCGGGGCCAAGCGTGGACTGCCGCGCCCTCTGGCGGCCGACGGTGGAAAAGCTCGTCTACGAACCCCGCCCGGCAGAGGAGGGCCTTTCACCGACCCCTCCCCACGGGCTCAGCCGGCTCCCGGGAAAAAGTCCAGGGACCTTGCCTGGCTCTTGGGGTTCACCCACAGCGACTGTGGATCACAGTCACTGTCATCTGCCGCTCCCTCCTCCAGCAACGCACGAGCACTTCCCATAGCTTCATGAAAGCCTCAGAGACTCACTGGACACTCCTGCTCCCAGTGTGGAAGAATCCCTTAGGTGAGCTTCTTAAGAAATCGGCCCCACTGTTCCAGGAGGCTGCCCCAGACCCAAGACTGCAGAGGCGCTGGGGGTCAAGGGGGGGACCTAGAGGCCCCTAACACGTTAAGATGACTAGTCCAAGTGGGAAAACTGAAGAGATGAGTACTGGGCCTCAGTATGACCTGGCAGTTGAGTACCCAGGGCAAGACCACAAGCACCTTAGCACATCTAAGCCTGGGTCTCTGCCTGCAGGAGAGAAGAATGCCAAGAAGGtcttggaatcttttttttttttctttctacgtTTTATTATTTCAAACCAGGTGAACAATTCCATAAAACATGTGAAAAAAGCAAGGAAGTGTTCAACGCTGAAGGACCCGGGCCTGGGGCGAGGGCATGAGGGGCATGGCCCCTCAGCAGGCAGCGGCGGTTCCTAGGTTAGCGCTAAGGAGCTACGTTTAGGTTAATggagccagggcccagggccacTGGGGTGGGGCCCTCAGTGATGTTGGCAGTTGTCTGAAACAGCCCTTGGAACCCAATTCTGTGGAGGGCAGGGTCGGGGTGCCACCCGCACAGGGGGCAACCAGCAGAGGGATGGGTGTAAACACGTAGACACACTCAAGGCACGGAATCACCGGAAAGGGGTTGGGTGGGTGCTGGTCAGGATCTGAcagttttaaatagttttttctaaaaagttttctaggtttgcagttttcttttttttcccccctttgactttcttttaattaaaaaaaaaaaagctacgaGAATGAACAAGTGGACTGTGGTCTTCAGGAATGGTGGCGTCTCACGCTTCTTGTGCTTTTTCCTTTGGGGCCTCCGAGtggcttgggggtgggggcaggttgtgggggtgggcaggaggctCCCTGTAAACATTTGGACTCGGGTTGGGTCAGGGGCTGGTGTTGGGCAAAGCCAGGGGTCCCAGGCTGGAGAAGTGGGTGCCCCTCCAAACACAGGCCGTGGGAGACTCAGCAtgggctcccctcccccatcacagAACAAAACAATGGTTAAAACCAGAATGGAGGCCAGGAGGGGCTAGGGCACTCCCTGCACCTGGGACAAGGGCAGGCTtcaaacagggaggcctgtggcAGCCCCTCCCCCAAGTCTCTGGAGCTGAGGGCTGGACGGTGGGGAGCCAAgaacagagaggaaagaaggggaaaagcgGCCAGGGGGACAGGCGGGGAGCGTGGTCCTCTTGCCCCCGTCTTCCGCAGGGgctggggtagcagagtcggcgGTGGCCCTGGAGGTGGGGGACAGTCAGGGCGTGGGTCGGGAGGGAGGTAGCCAGTGTGGGTCTCTCTGCCCGCCTCCCTAGACGATGACCCTTCTCCAGTTTCCCCACCCACTTGTTACCAGGGACATGGTGCTGGTGTATGTTGCTGGGTTACCCCTGTTCAAGAATGAATGGGAGGGGAGACTGGAGCTCTGGCAGAaccctccccacccaccactcCCAGGGGCTGGTGAGGCCAGCCTCAGCCCGGGACCCTCAGCTGGGTCCGAGGGAAAGATGGCAGAGGTGAGCACAGAGCTGGTCGTGCTGAGTGGAGGGCGGCTGGGCCCCTTCTGTCATCTCAATCCTTCAGGCCAGTCCGGTGGCCTTGTGGGTGGGAACGTGAGTTTTCACCAAGGAAAATGGGAACAGCCCTCCAGTTGTCCCAGGACACAGCCCGATGCTTCTACTGTCTGGACTGCCGGGCCTCCCTGTGCCCCGTCCTCAGTGCCCTACCCTGTCACCCTCCCGACTCAACACCCTGCACCCCCCATGCCCCGCGCTCTGGTCTCTCCCGGGGTCCGAGCTCGCCACCCCCGGCTGGACACTctggccctccctgccccctggccGGGCTCAGTGGCCCTCCCTGGCCCTCCCGGCCCGCCCCCCGGCTCACCATCCTGCCAGGCCCCGCTGCCCCTCAGAAGAGGCCGCAGTCCTTCAGGTTGTTCTTGATGATGACGTCAGTGACGGCGTCGAACACGAACTGCACGTTCTTGGTGTCAGTGGCGCACGTGAAGTGCGTGTAGATCTCCTTGGTGTCCTTGCGCTTGTTCAGGTCCTCGAACTTGCTCTGGATGTAGCTGGCTGCCTCGTCGTACTTGTTGGCCCCTGGGTGGGTAGGCAAAATGGTGAGGACTCGAGCTACGTGGGCAGGCGGGCCCATCCCACAAGTCCAGAGAGGGTTCTGTGCGTGTGAACCAACAAGCCTGGATGTGTGACAACTGTCAGAGTGCACAGGCACATCTGAGTGTGCAAAGAGGGGCACCTTATTGTGTGAGGGACGATGCCCAGTGACATGTATGGGGTACATGCCCAAGTGTGTTAAAAGGGCCCTAGGATGTACAGACACAAGTGTGTAAGCCTGTGAAGCACCAGCTCTGTATGACTGTCCCGCACTTTACCCTCCTGTCCAGTGGGGGGCACCCGTGGGCCACCTGGTCACCACCAGCTCCTCCCCAGAGGCCCAGATCCCACACCTGTATACTCAGGGAAGCAGATGGTCAGGGGGCTGTGTATGATCTTCTCCTCAAACAGGTCCTTCTTGTTCAGGAAGAGGATGATGGACGTGTCTGTGAACCACTTGTTGTTGCAGATACTGTCAAACAGCTTCATGCTCTCGTGCATGCGGTTCTGGGGGCAGGACAGCACTTTCAGCACCAGCCACCTCCCACACCTCCCCCAGCGCTCCCTTGCCCGTGGCCTCTGGGCCTCTCACCATCTCCTCGTCCTCGGCGAGCACCAGGTCATAGGCGCTCAGAGCTACACAGAAGATGATGGCTGTGACGCCCTCAAAGCAGTGGATCCACTTCTTCCGCTCAGACCGCTGGCCGCCCACGTCAAACATCCTGCAGACACAGCGCCTCAGCTCCAGAAAAGGGAGTTCTGGGAGAAGCCCCCTGCCCTGTTTCATGGACTGACCGACTGAGGACAGAGGCCTGCTCAGGGTAAGGCAGCTGCCTCCATGGTATCACCCACACTGGCCCACTTTCCCCCAGTTCTGGCCCAGCGGAGTGAGTGAGGCTGGTTAGCAGGGCAGATGGCTGCCACACGGGGCAGGGTCAGCAGAGGCTGTGAGCTCCTGGCCACCACACAGCCTTAAGGAACTCAGAGTGGGGCTGGGGGATCCCAGATGAACCCTCTTTCCCAGCACAGCCCTCAGCAGACCCCAATGTGAGGATCTCTACCCGTCACCCCCAAGGCTGGCTGCTCCCAGCCCACAAGCCCGCTCACTTGAAGTGTAGGTCTTTGAAGGTGAAGTGCGTCTCCACGATGCCCGTGGTCTTCACTCGAGTCCGCAGCACGTCCTGCTGCGTAGGGATGTAGTCGCTCTGGGCGATGCGCTCCAGGTCGTTCAGGTAGCTGCAAAGgggtatgggggtggggggggcatcAGTGGGGGCCAACTGGCCCCTTGCCCTTCCGTCCCTTTATTTCTCAGGCATAGCTCCTGActcttctttgcttatttttaattgaaagataataggTTTACAGTATTgagttggtttctaccaaactaacatgagtcagccataggctTACCTGTGCCCCTCCCACTCGAacatccctcccacttccctccccatcccacccctctaggttgttagcGAGCCCCAAGGTCTGAGTTCCCTGGGGTCTTCCAGCAAACTCCCACTAGCTTCTATCTCACACAGGCCCCTGACTCCTTAACCCTTGCCTGCATGGCATCTACCGCTCAGCCGGGGGGCAACTCTGAGGCCAACCAGCCAAGCCCCAGCACCCAGGTTTGAGGCAGGCCTGCCCCACACAGGAGCCAGGGTGGTGGAGTTGCaggagagggtggtgggagggggcaaATTAGTCCTGCGCTGAGGGATGCAGGATGCTAATCGGCGCAATTATGGCACCCGccgcagagcagcctggcatttcccctGACGCAGGGCTAGACAGGTTGAGGCCTGCCAGGCCCAGTGGGCTCTCTGCCCAGCGCCCAGTAAAATTTGGGCTCCTTAGGGGAAGGGCATAACCACTTGCTTGGCAGGGGTCCCAGGGGCTCCCCACTACCAGCTCTCTTAATTAGTATTAATGCCGCCCTGGCCTAGCCCTGAGACTAGCTCAGCTGCCTGCCTCAATATCCTTGCTGTGCCCTCGGGGTTCGGGTCCATGCCTCCCAGTTACTGCCCAGGACCGATGTCCTGCCCTCGGGGCAGGGCTGCTGGGGCCAGCTCTTGGCTCCCTCACTGGCAGCCAGGCCAGAGGGAAATGACTTCAGACGCAGACAccgaaaagaaaaacaggaagggCTATGGGGAACCGTGACGCATGTGCCGTGACCTGCAAACTCTACCCTGCCCCCTATGGAGAACCTCCAGCCTCATGGTGAATTCCACACCAGTTCTTCCCTTGTCTGCACCCGGGGGGCTCACCCCAGGGACCCAGTGCCCCATGGCAGCCTTGGAGGATTACTGCGAGGAGGGGCTGGAGGACCCCTGGACCTCAGAGTGTTCCAATCTGCTCCCCACCCCTGGGTGATCTCATTGCAGCATAAACCTGCCTGGGAGGGCAGGGTCCATGTTTACTGCTGAATTCCCACACCCAGAACAGCGCTGGGCATACAGTGGGTGCTTAATGTCCGGggaatgaaggacagggatgaTACAGGAGAGGGAAGGGGCTGGACGGTGGTTGTAACCAGGCCCTCCTCGAGTATCCCAAGCCCTGAGATGACAGGGGTTGATAGGAGCCACCTCTCCCTGCAGGCAGGACCCCAAAGCTCTGCTGGCACTGAGAGCCTATGACTTCTGGGAGTAAAccccccagcccctccaccccaccaTGTGTGGCTGTGACTCCACAGCTCCTATGGGGGGTGCGCGCTCACAAGTGCATTCAGGCCActgcagggagggtgggaggctGTACACATGACTAGCGCAAGGCTCAGGAATCACAGCCAGGCGAGACCAGCCTCTCACCCAGCTTCGGGGAGGTCCAACAGCCCCTCTCTGGGTGGGCTCAGGATGGGAAGTGCAGCGAGAGTGGGAAAGCTGCTCAGACAGAAGGACTGGCTTAGGCAGAGGTAGTAGATGGGAGCTGAGAATACAGGGCCCACAGCCTATCTGGGGGGCCCACCCAGAGCCCAAGGATGTCTCCCCACATCCTTCTTCCAGGCCAAACCCCAAACCACCAAGACCCTGGCTGACAGCACACAGACTCGTCGTGTCTTTGTGAGGGTGCTCAGGCCCTCTGGCTCAGGCTATAGCCCAGGTCTCCCCCTACTCCACCGCCAGCCCGGCCCTGTGGAATGAGTACTCACTAGGCGGCAGAGTCATTGAGCTGGTACTCCCGCGAGCGGCCAAAGCAGGCCTGCACCCCGTGGTCAGCCCAGAGCCTCCGGATGACACCGGACAGGTCCTCAGGCAGCATGCCCTGCTCCTCAGCCGTGCACGACAGCGCGAACAGCTGCCTGGCGTCGTCCTGGGCACAGCAGTGAGCGGTTAGCGCGTTGCAGGAGCACACGCCCACCCCACCActcagaggcagggaggaggcctCCGGAATGGGCCCAGACTGGAGTGTTCTCAGCTCCCCCAGCACAAGGCCTGCCCGGAAGTGTtatgggaggcaggcaggggctggggagtcCACGTACCGCGCGGGAGGGGTCGGCAAAGTCAATCTGCAGATTGCCCATGGCTTTGACAATGGCCATAATGGACTGGATGGTGTTGCTGTAGACGACCGCCCGGTACTGTCGGCACTCCTCCTCCGAGTAGCCATCCTCGTGGATGATCCTGGCAGCCAGGGGGCCGGGGTTAGGGTGTACCAGGCACGGGGACCCCCAGTGGGCATCCGGAGCTACAGGGGCCTGCAGTAGCTACTTCAGACAGGAGGAGACTGCCTCTGAACCACTGGGGAGCAGAGGATGAACGTGGCCTCTGGCAAAGCGCTGGGCCCACACCTGGGGGCAGTACAGACCCCGAGGAAGAAGAGGGGAAACCAAGGTTTGCAGCCTGTCTCCCGCACACAGCACTTACTTCATCTGCTTGACAATGGTGCTCTTCCCTGACTCCCCAGCACCTGGAACAAAGGACACAGTGGGTCAGGGAGCAGGCCCACAGCAACTAGTGGCCCGGCCATGTGGCCCGGGAGGCAGGACCCATCCTTCCCATCAGTTGCAGATGGAAGCAGTcgggcctggtgggccacagagcTACCAGGGGTGCAGCTGGCAGGGCCACGGGGGTGAAGGCAACCTAGGCCACCGGGACCCCATGGTGGACTCACTGCAGGCCCTGGCTTCCCACAAGGTCTGTTGCTCAACATGGTTCCCCACTGCCCTGGCTGAGTCCAGAGGCTTTGGCTGGAGACCTGAGGCTCAGCAGTCACCCTGTCATTCTCGCACACGCAAGCTCACCACTCCACGGCCGGTGCTCCCCAAAGTGGCACCAAGTCATAGCTGGCAGAGGAGCCCTGATTACTCTTCTCCCTACACCGTGAGCTGCAGCTGCCCTGGGGCCTGGATCCGGGCATGGCGTCATACCCCTGCCTTCCAGCCAAGGCCCAGCACCCTGCCTTGCTGGGCCGAGGTCTACTCTAAGCAGGTAAGACACCAGGACCTGGGGGACAGGCAGtgtcacatacacacacgtactGACTTGTGATGCTTCTTCTCCGGCCTGGCAGAGCCGTATCCTGTATTTCTCTTTGACCAGTGCTGAGGAATTCGCTGCTACTCTCTCTGGTGACTGTCAGAGCAGCCCCAGAAAACAGGTActatttctctcattttacagatgcggacactgaggctcagaaaagtcgTGGCCCAAGACCATGTAACCAGGATTCAGAAGAGCAAGGAGGTATGTAGGGATGATGAGGCCTGACCTGCCCAGCCCTACTCAaaatgtggctcagatcttgcAGGACAGTgtcagcgtttttttttttttttaaaaaacaaaatagcttCCCGGGCTCCATCCCAGACACAGAGCCAGATCTCAAGGGGTGCAGCCCAGAAACCTGCATTCCCCAGGGAGCCTGTGCAGGAGCCTGTGCAGGGAAGTGTGAGACCAGGAAGGCCACTCCTCCCCTGGCtaggggaggggacagggcctTACCGCTTTCCTTTTGCCACTCCCTTTCCTAAGCTCCAGGGAGAGTGCACCTCAGCTGGGCCCAACTTTCTCCCAG contains:
- the GNAI2 gene encoding guanine nucleotide-binding protein G(i) subunit alpha-2, with translation MAPPPAQPRPSPRPDSLRPHPRPALPSVRGGLEGTARRRSELPTWELPVEGRRRERSGVGRGRAGPGPCGGRAAAGPADGGMGCTVSAEDKAAAERSKMIDKNLREDGEKAAREVKLLLLGAGESGKSTIVKQMKIIHEDGYSEEECRQYRAVVYSNTIQSIMAIVKAMGNLQIDFADPSRADDARQLFALSCTAEEQGMLPEDLSGVIRRLWADHGVQACFGRSREYQLNDSAAYYLNDLERIAQSDYIPTQQDVLRTRVKTTGIVETHFTFKDLHFKMFDVGGQRSERKKWIHCFEGVTAIIFCVALSAYDLVLAEDEEMNRMHESMKLFDSICNNKWFTDTSIILFLNKKDLFEEKIIHSPLTICFPEYTGANKYDEAASYIQSKFEDLNKRKDTKEIYTHFTCATDTKNVQFVFDAVTDVIIKNNLKDCGLF